From one Chryseobacterium sp. 3008163 genomic stretch:
- a CDS encoding ABC transporter ATP-binding protein/permease, with translation MLNSELLHYVQGTKKNILLNVLFRWFALLMNILISFSVARLLNDLFIGQPPNYFLYFISVLSFWLVKFLFERRAELYGHQLSESVKIDLRQKFFKKIISIGPSYNQKISTSKIMQLAGEGIEQLQTYYSGFMPQLFYSIAATLTMVVISFFINIKTSLILLLLSPIIPLVIVIGLRIAKKILGKYWKSYFSLGHIFLDNIQGLTMLKSYDLDAEKHLQMNLKAEDFRKKTMSLLRSQLNSINMMDIIAFGGLAAGIVTALYQLKNHQMSMFVLQGDTRLLAVFFIILLCYDFFVPLRILGSLFHVAMNGIWASTFIKDVLDAPENTQANQTIENLDYDIQLKEVSFSYDKNKIISHLNMEFPHKKITSIVGQSGCGKSTIANLLIATVTGYQGKIIIGGIENKFLTTENRMMTINMLTHNPYFFKGTVKENLHIANPNATNEEIDSLLRDVHLYDFLYEQQGLETYLSENAGNFSGGQKQRLAIARTLLQDPEILIFDEATSNIDEESEEIIMKLIRKISCEKTIIIISHRLSNVKLSDNIYYMSDGEVKEQGTHEELINAQKDYAILYQHQKHLEKYAK, from the coding sequence ATGCTTAATTCAGAACTTTTACATTATGTACAGGGAACTAAGAAGAATATTCTGTTGAACGTTCTTTTTCGATGGTTTGCTTTGTTGATGAACATTCTAATTTCTTTTTCAGTTGCACGGCTTTTAAATGATTTGTTTATTGGTCAACCTCCTAATTATTTTTTATATTTTATCTCGGTACTGAGTTTTTGGTTGGTCAAATTTTTATTTGAAAGAAGGGCTGAACTTTACGGACATCAATTATCAGAAAGCGTTAAAATAGACCTACGCCAAAAATTTTTCAAAAAGATTATTTCGATTGGACCTTCTTATAATCAGAAAATTTCTACCTCCAAAATTATGCAGCTTGCCGGGGAGGGTATTGAGCAACTGCAAACGTATTATTCAGGTTTTATGCCTCAGTTGTTTTACAGTATTGCGGCCACTTTAACAATGGTTGTGATCAGCTTTTTTATTAATATTAAAACATCACTTATTCTGTTATTACTATCACCAATTATCCCATTAGTGATAGTGATTGGATTGAGGATAGCAAAAAAAATATTAGGTAAATATTGGAAAAGCTACTTTAGTCTTGGACACATTTTTTTAGATAATATACAAGGCCTCACCATGCTAAAAAGTTATGATTTAGATGCAGAAAAACATTTGCAAATGAATCTTAAAGCCGAAGACTTTCGTAAAAAGACAATGAGTCTGCTGAGATCGCAGCTTAATTCAATTAATATGATGGATATTATTGCATTTGGAGGTCTTGCCGCCGGAATTGTTACAGCTTTGTATCAACTAAAAAATCATCAAATGTCAATGTTTGTTTTACAAGGTGATACACGTCTTCTGGCAGTATTTTTTATTATTCTTCTCTGTTATGATTTCTTTGTACCATTAAGAATTTTGGGCTCATTATTTCATGTTGCAATGAATGGAATCTGGGCTAGCACTTTTATAAAGGATGTTCTTGATGCTCCTGAGAATACTCAGGCAAATCAAACAATAGAGAATTTGGATTATGACATACAACTGAAAGAAGTTAGTTTTTCATATGATAAGAATAAAATCATAAGTCATTTGAATATGGAATTTCCTCACAAAAAAATTACTTCAATTGTGGGGCAATCTGGATGTGGAAAATCAACAATTGCAAATTTACTCATTGCAACAGTTACTGGCTATCAGGGTAAAATAATTATTGGAGGAATTGAGAATAAGTTTCTTACCACGGAAAACCGCATGATGACGATCAATATGCTGACTCATAATCCTTATTTTTTTAAAGGAACTGTCAAAGAAAATTTACATATAGCAAATCCAAATGCAACCAATGAAGAGATAGATTCTTTGTTGAGAGACGTACATCTTTATGATTTTCTCTATGAGCAACAAGGGCTGGAAACATATCTTTCTGAAAATGCCGGCAATTTTTCAGGAGGACAAAAGCAGCGGCTTGCCATTGCAAGAACCCTTCTTCAAGATCCTGAAATTTTAATATTTGATGAAGCAACTTCTAACATCGATGAAGAAAGCGAAGAAATTATCATGAAATTGATTCGTAAAATCTCATGCGAGAAAACCATTATCATTATTTCTCACCGCCTTTCCAATGTAAAACTTTCTGATAATATTTATTATATGTCAGACGGAGAAGTGAAAGAACAGGGCACTCACGAAGAACTTATTAATGCACAGAAAGACTATGCAATTTTATATCAACATCAAAAACATTTAGAAAAGTATGCAAAATAG
- a CDS encoding RrF2 family transcriptional regulator: MLIFSYTCQYAIKACIVLATERKKIGIIDISEQIGTPTYFTSKILQQLTKKQLISSGKGKGGGFYLTDEQFENLTIQDIYENFEGKEVLTSCLLGLKHCSGENPCPIHHLAVAVREKVLIMFQYKIKDLKDLGSVFQIMSQPPELL, translated from the coding sequence ATGCTAATATTTTCTTATACCTGTCAATACGCTATTAAAGCCTGCATTGTTCTTGCTACAGAAAGAAAAAAGATAGGTATCATTGATATTTCTGAGCAAATAGGTACCCCAACATATTTCACCTCTAAAATCTTACAACAGCTCACTAAAAAACAGTTGATCTCTTCAGGAAAAGGAAAAGGAGGAGGATTCTATCTAACAGATGAGCAATTTGAAAATCTTACCATTCAAGATATCTACGAGAATTTTGAAGGTAAAGAAGTTCTCACTTCTTGTCTTTTGGGTTTAAAACACTGCAGCGGTGAAAACCCTTGTCCTATTCATCATCTTGCAGTTGCAGTAAGAGAAAAGGTCCTTATTATGTTCCAATATAAAATTAAAGATTTGAAAGATTTGGGAAGTGTATTTCAAATTATGAGTCAACCTCCTGAATTACTGTAA
- a CDS encoding DUF2149 domain-containing protein encodes MRRKRRMSKFRVEEDVDPLSVIVNLFDVAMVFSVALMVAMVMNMNMSEVFTKEDFTVVKNPGKDNMEIITKEGGKINKYTPSEDKKSSDKKGKKIGIAYELENGEIIYVPE; translated from the coding sequence ATGAGAAGAAAAAGACGCATGTCTAAATTTCGGGTAGAAGAGGATGTTGATCCGTTGAGTGTGATTGTAAATCTTTTTGATGTTGCGATGGTTTTCTCTGTGGCTCTGATGGTTGCAATGGTGATGAATATGAATATGTCGGAAGTTTTCACAAAAGAAGATTTCACCGTTGTGAAAAATCCGGGTAAAGATAATATGGAAATCATCACCAAAGAAGGCGGAAAAATTAATAAATATACACCATCTGAAGACAAAAAATCGTCTGACAAAAAAGGCAAGAAAATCGGAATCGCGTATGAGCTGGAAAATGGTGAAATTATTTATGTTCCGGAGTAA